The Pirellulales bacterium genome has a segment encoding these proteins:
- a CDS encoding bifunctional ornithine acetyltransferase/N-acetylglutamate synthase codes for EFDRAAVSRSIRENRDTLVQLTFGEGTAQTRFWTTDLTAEYVRLNADYTT; via the coding sequence CGAGTTCGATCGCGCGGCCGTGTCGCGTTCGATTCGCGAAAACCGCGACACACTTGTGCAATTGACCTTTGGCGAAGGGACGGCCCAGACCCGATTTTGGACGACCGACCTGACCGCCGAATATGTCAGACTCAATGCCGACTACACCACCTGA